Below is a window of Electrophorus electricus isolate fEleEle1 chromosome 1, fEleEle1.pri, whole genome shotgun sequence DNA.
ATTCCACTGTAGCTGAGGCTGGACCTGAGGCAAACACAGCTGACTCTTTTGAAACGTCTTATTGCCTCGTGAAATAATTCTGTAATATTCTGTAACTCCAGGTTTGCATGTCGTCTAATCAGATCGGCTTAACACACCCTTCCCAAACTCACACTCTCTATGTCTGCTGAAATATCAATCAATCATTTTCAAGAATGTAACAAAGCCAGAGATTTTGGAAATTTCTTCCTCACTTCATGTTTCCCACAGTGTGCAGGCTTTGTCTGTTTCTCCTGTGATGATCTCAAGATTACATTTAACGATTCATACATTTCACAGGCAAGTATTTATACCTCAATTCTCAGCATTTCTGTCACTCTCCTTTCCACAGACTCCTTGTACCGTAAAAGGCTGTCCATCGACGGCAGGCAGCTGAACCTGGAGATCTTTGACCCGTGCTCACAGGTATGAGTTCTCAGAGACCACCGTGCCACAAGCCTGTGTTTTCTGGGATGCCTCCATATGTGTGTTATGTTCGGGTTTGATTTCTCATCCACACACTCCTTTCTTCTTGCATCTGGGCCCTTGCAATTAAACAGTTATTGCTGGATGATGtttcaccaacaaacaaaactgcaggtTATAAAATAGCCACTATCCTGTTTGTTAACGTTCTTTTGAAAGCATTTAACTGGAGGTACAACAAGCATATGTGTATCACTCCATCTAAAGGTTTTGCAGTCAAAGCTTGGTAAGATAAGCAGACCTCTTCGCTCTTTGTTGTCTGGCCACGGTTAACTAACGCTGAGCCAGCTCCTGGTTCCGCATCATTCAGGCAGGTACCCTCTGTGTAGGGACTcatgtctccctgtgtctccagAGAGGGGACAGCCCACACGTCCCGGAGGAGCCGCTGGAGTGGGCCGACGCCTTCGTGGTGGTGTACGCCGTCAGCGACCACGTGACCTTTCTCAACGCCAAACACGTCCTGAACCAGATCAAACAGGGGCACAAGGAGACATGCAAAGGATGAGTAGTGGTTGCCCTGGCAACCTGCTGACCCAACAGCCCGTGCGGACTGGAAGAAgatgacagaaataaaatgaattaatgaaacGCTGTGTGGGCCTGCATGGGAGGTGGTCTGCTTagatctgtgcagtgtgtgtgtggttgtgtgtgtgtgtgtgtgtgtgtgtgtgagtacatgcaggaggttgtgtgtgtgtgtgtgtgtgtgtgtgtgtgagtacatgcaggaggttgtgtgtgtgtgtgtaagtgtgtaagtatatgcaggaggttgtgtgtgtgtgtgtgtgtgtgtgtgagtacctgCAGGAGGTTGTAGATGATGTCTTCCTGACTCCTTTATTAAATGGTTGTAATAGTCAGGCAGGTTTAAGTGTTTGTTAGCTATGTGTCATTTAAAGGTCATTTAAAGGTCATCAGCAGACAGTggtgagtgggagtgggagtttTGACAGCTGGTTCACATTAGACCTGTCTAACAAGGCTGCTGAGATCACAGGGGTGGACAGGACCAGGAACTGTCTAATGGTTCCTCACACAGGACTGACACAGCTCAAAGACATGACACAGCTCAAAGACATGACACAGCTCAAAGACTCAGCACTGCTCAAAGACATGACACAGCTCAAAGACATGGCACAGCTCAAATACATGACAGCTCAAAGACATGACACAGCTCAAAGACACAACGCTGCTCAAAGACATGGCACATGTCAAAGACACAGCACTGCTCAAAGACATGACACAGCTCAAAGACATGGCACAGCTCAAATACATGACAGCTCAAAGACACAGCATTGCTCAAAGACATGACAAAGCTCAAAGACATGGCACAGCTCAAAGACACAGCACTGCTCAAAGACACAACACTGCTTAAAGACATCACACAGCTCAAATACATGACAGCTCAAAGACATGACACAGCTCAAAGACACAGCACTGCTCAAAGATACAGCTCAAAAATATGGCACAGCTCAAATACATGACAGCTCAAAGACAGCACAACTCAAAGACATGGCACAGCTCAAAGGCACAACACAGCGCAAAGACACGACACTGTTCAAATACATGAAAGCTCAAAGACAGCACTGCTCAAAGACACAACACTGCTCAAAGACATGGCACAGCTCAAAGACACAGCACTGCTCAAAGACACAGCACTGCTCAAAGACACAACACTGCTCAAAGACACAGCACTGCTCAAAGACACAACACTGCTCAAAGACACAACACTGCTCAAAGACACAACACTGCTCATTGACACGACTCAGCCGCTGCCGTGGATACTGTTCCCTTGCACAGTttctgtgatttattttattaaactacATCAACCGATGGAGCGAGAGCACACATTTTCTCAGACTGTTCTGGTACCCAGTACAAGTCCTTTTACTCTCTGATGTCTGTGGAATAAGATGGATTCTGTGTTTCTCCTGAGAGGTGTCTTAGGCATGACACATTTCCACTGTGTCATTTCTGCTTCTATATTGGCTTCTACTTTAATTCCTGCAGTGTGGGCTAGTCCCTTAACAGTGTAATGCTGAATACTGATTGACTGTTATTTGACATGGGCCCAGTTCTGAAAGCATAGCAAAGCGCTGAGATGATCCGGACTGTTGCCTGTCCCAGTCCCACCTGCTgcgctgtttgtgtttgatctGTACAGCGAGACGAACGTTCCTGTCTGCCTGTTGGGGAACAAACAGGATCTGTGCCACAGCCGGCAGGTGAGCGAGGAGGAAGGACGGTCATTGTCCCTGGAGCACAGGTGTCTCTTCCAGGAGGTGTCTGCTGCTGAGAACTACCTAGACATTGCCAGGCTCATCCGCCACGTGATGGAGCAGATGAAGCGCCGATCGGACTGCCAGCGCTACAGCGGGAAGAGAAGGAAGTCTGTGTGAACGCACGGCGAAAAAGACTCGGAAACAGGGAGCCGACCTCCACTAAAGTCCCGCAGTGTTGTGGCTTGACGTTTCCTTGAAGGCCTGTGTTCTTTGAGTGTATTTGTATTCACGAATGGCagtaaaaagtaataataatacatgtgtTTACTGACAGAAAGCTGACAGCAGTGTGAGAGTTATTAGGAGGAAATATGCTGATTCCCTATGGCTACCCAGCTGGAGGGGGATCCATTTGTTTAAGCAGATGACAGAAGGAGAAATAacctcattcatttattttaagcaaTATTATAATGGCTATGGCTCTCACTCGCGTCCTGGCTGGACTTTCCTGTGCTGTGTCTCGGTACACATACACCTGAGTAACGACACATATATAACCCCCAGGAGCTTGTACTGTACCTAATGATGCCAAAGCACAGATATAGCTAATGTGTTCAAAAGTTACACCTTAAAGTGATGTTTTCTTGAGGTGAACTCAGAAATATGCACATGAACTTTCTGCCTTTGTCTGCATATGTGAGCTCATTTTCATGTCCTGTTGTCTTTTAATCAGAGTAAAAAAATATAGCTGACAAATCCTAGGTAAGGGTCTGGGTTTGCATCAGTGCACATCCACGTCTGGGCGAAATTCACCGTCCAGGCTAGAGTACTGTGGTGGGAATTATGTGCACATTGCATCCCACTAGCAGTGCATGGCATTAGGATTTTAAATCTGTCTCTGTTGTGTCCTGGGAGGACTTTTCTGTGCAGAAGGTCTGGATCCTTATGTACCTGAGGTGGAACATGTGTGGTGATCACATCACATAGAGATATTTACTTTTACCTACAAATCAGTATTTCATGCTGATAATGTTTATTCATAAATGGCCAGTTTAAAGGAAGGGTGTTAAATTCCAATCCTGGACAACTACTACTCTGCAGAACTCATTTCCAACCCCAATTTAACACACATGCCTAAATTAAAAAGGCCTTTATTAGTGTCCAAATAGTAGAAGCAAGTATGTTGGAATTAAATTCAGCGGTGTGGTAGATGTCCAGGATTGGATTTAGCCCCACTGGTTCAAAGCAATAGATGAGAGTACAGACTGTGAAGATTTACAAGCTGATGTActataaagttttttttagaatttatgTTCGAGGCTTAGAAGTGTTGGTCCATTTCTGGTGCATTAGTGGTCTGTTGTGTTGTCTGGTGAAGCCTAATTTAGTGACCCACTTTGAAGTTAATCTGTATAATTCATAGCTCCATTAAATCAATGGATGCCTGGCGTttgtgatgaagatgaagatgtaAACACATCAGCTTGTATGAGCTTTAAATGCACTTTGACGGCTGTAGTTTGGAGACTCTAGTGCAGAGTCGCTGGGGCCTGCATAATTGTGGAGTTCTGTGGCAGACAAATTTACTAGAGTTTGATCTTTATCTGTATCCTGTTGTTTTGATATCCCCTTGATCAGCCTGTTTTTGTATAGAAGCcaattattttgttacattCTTTCCTGCCTTGTAAAATTAAGTCACATGTTGATGTTAACAAAAAAGAACTGTTGAaattctctcttctgctctcactctctctctcaaacacacactcacaaacacacacacacatgcatgcacagagaaCTCCCCGATGTTGCCAgaagaaaatgatttatttatgcaATGTATTCAGACCAAATAAAACAACTATATtctgaaaaaagcattttaatgggCTTTgttcatgaaaatatttgttctaatatttatttcagttagtATATTACAAATATGACACATTCTTGTACCTGCCTTTCACCTTGTAATACTGCAGATGCCCACCAGATGGAGTCAAAAACCACCGCATGCGCCATTGGTGCCGGTCTTTTGGCGCACAAGCCTACACAAACATAATAGCTCACACATACGGGATTAAGCACTGGTTTGGGTTTCTTATTTGGGTGTACGATCTAATTCAATGTAGTAATCCTTTTATAAAAAGTTATGTTAAATGAGaatgtttaaagaaatgttattaTGTGCTAATATCAATGAATTATAATAATACTTCCAGTCGTGCTGCATTGTTCGCGGACATTAACAGACCTGAGGGGAGTGCGGTGTCCCTCAAGCGCCTCCGTAGTTTTAAACTTTACTAACCTACAGGGCTTTTCGGTGACCATCGGCCGCTGCAGGACTCACATCCCTCCAGGAGCCTGCGATGTTGTGGAAGGTAAATATGAGCACGAAAAGTTATTTTACCGCTTCATTTTCTTCGCAGGAAGGGTTTTAGAAAAGGGTCTGAAGCTAAGGCAACGTCTAGcggttgtcatggcaacacaCGCTCGGGCAATAGTGTAGCTAAGCAAACTAGCTGTAGGCGAGTTAATTTTCACCAAGTTAGCTAGACATTCACGACAAAGACAAAGTCCAATTAACAAATAACATGTTTTTAGTTAAAGTGTaaagttattacatttaaagtacCAAATACATTTAAACCATCATACAACCCTAGATACTACGCGTcttagccagctagcttgcTAAGATACATAACCCTAActactaaaaacaaacaaacaaacaaaagcccgGGCTACTAttctaattagctagctagcgttagttagggttagtgttagtgttaggctggggttagagttaggattagggttagtgttagggttaaggttagagttaggtttagtgttaggctagtgttatggttagtgttagggttagtattaggctggggttagggttagtgttagcgtTAGactagggttaggttagtgttagagttagtgttagggttagtgttagggttagactagggttagtgttagggctagACTAGGGTTaggctagggttagtgttagggctagACTAGGGTTAggctggggttagggttacggttagggttagtgttaggctagtgttagtgttaggctggggttagtgttagacTTGAGCTAGACTAAGGTTAGGGTGGGGATAGGGTAgtgttagttagtgttagggttagagttagggttaggctggggttagggttagtgttggggttagggttagggttagactacAGGTAGACtggggttaggttagagttaaggttagggttagagttagagggttagggttaagatgGGGTTATGGTAGGTAGGTAAGATAGTAAGTTGGTCTTATATAGTGTTAGCTAGCTTCTGTTTCTATGTGCATCTAAAGTCttttagctagcttgctaatcACTTTGTTTTCACATAGAAAtacttttattgttttcatttcacaCAAAGGTAGTGTTACCCACTAAAGTTGATATTATGGAACCTACATCTacttattgtaaaaaaaaaaagtttaaaatgaacGATATAGCGGTCGTTTTGAGTTTTAAGTTGGCTGGATAGCTAACGTTACTCTGATTAACTTGTTATAGTGTTGTTTTAGTTGGCTAGTTAGTAGCTAGCAACCCAGAGCGTGCTGGATGTTTGGGAACATCAGTGCGCATTAACACACCTATTACTATGCAGGTTCTTTGCCAGACAATTATATTTAGCTGGAGCAGGTCACTGGGAGTTAATTGCTACGTGTGTgagatttaaataattattggCGTCAAGCTGCTGAATATTGGTTGCCATTGCAACATTAACCTAGCGTTACCTTCCTTGGTCTGGATTTACTGCAGTGTTTCAGATTTATATAGTCATGAAAAATGTGGTCTGCGCTGTAGGATAAAAACAATGTGCCATTTTAACACTTGTGTGGAATAAAATTCAGCATGTCTAATAAATACGATAATTCTGCTTATTTATGTTACCAGACCCCATATCCCATTTGAATGAAATGTCATATGGGGTTCACTGAAAGGCAACTACCAAATTCTCCACTAAAGGCCTTTTTTGTAAGTGATCTCGGCAGATCCACCAAACGTACGCAGGTTGTTGTTATGGAAATGGACAAAGGGTTTTGTCGAGTGGTCTTTTAGTCAGATGATATTATAGAAGCAAAAATCAGAGATGTTGTTgaattttgtctgtgtttttgaatgCCACACTGGTCTCTTGGCAACTTCACCAGGTTCCTGTAAGAAGAATTTTCTTGGTCCTGGGCCCCTGATCAGACATCAATCATATACGACCTGATaataacttacaattattaAGGTTCACCAAGAGGACTTTGCTTGGCCTTAATCAGGCTAATAATGAAATGCAGATATCTGTCTGTATAATCTTTTCATCACATAACTAAATCTCCCACATTTGCATCAGGATTTAAACCTGTTCCCATTAGAGCTTAGTAGTATATAATGTATGATCATGTCCTGAAACACTGGCAGGTGCCCAGTTGGTTGGAGTAAAGTTACTATTTGATGTTCTATTTTTTGTAGCCACAACATTCTTTATTTGATCAATATATTAGGCGTATAGCATAACACAGACTAGTCTCGCTAGCTCCTGTGTGGTGCAGTGCTACAGTACCATATGGAAGGCTACCATCTGTCATCTGTGCTATGAACGCCGCTGTTTTCTAAGCGTAGATCCCGAACTGTTTGACTGCAGCTGTTGTACTGCAGGGTCAAAATCATCATCCAAACGTCGAGGTGAAACATTTAGATAAAGTGTTCAAATGAATCCAATAGTGTTTGTAGCCTACACATGCAGAGCACTCTGTCATTAGGTAATGTAATTCCAAGCTTCATTAGGACTCTGAAGTTTATCATTTGTTATCAAAGCCAGCTGTCAATAAATAATTAAGCTGTAAATTAACTGaatgaatagagagagagagcgagagagagagagagatgtctaTGTTCTTCATATATAAATAGATCATTTTGACATGAGTTTGACAAATCCATGTAAGCTGGGTTTGTCCTTATAAATGGGGATATTCTGAGTAATGAATCAAAACTGAATCAGTACTTTTTCATTCAGCAGTCAGAAAAGTCCTGAGCATAGTGAGAGTCTCATGTGGCCACTTTTAAGGCTTTACCCCAATATGCttaatttaaattgtattaatcaGGCAATCTTATGTCATCATTTTGAGAATTCACTaggcggtgggggtgggggtggggggagtgtgtgtgtgtgagagagaagaatggGAGAGGAAGTGTCTGAGAtgggaggagagtgtgtgagaggagaggggaggagagtgtgtgagatgtaGGTGAGTGTATGAGCGTGGAGGAGAGTGTATGAGATGTGGGTGAGTGTATAAGAGCGGAGGAGAgtatgagaggggaggagagtgtaTGAGGGTagagtgtttgagagagaggggatggatggaggagagagaggggatgtgaggggaggagagaggagtgtatTGATAGTAGAGGGGAGTGGAGTGCATGAGAGGGGAGTGGAAGGGAGGACTATTTCCGGGTCCCCTATTATCGTTGTGTGTCCAGGCATCATACCAATGTCACATTTAATTTGCTCTCGAGCCAGAGGGGCTGCATCTCTTTCACAAGGCAGAGGAAAGATGGGCCCACAAACACTCGATAAATAAACACTAATGGGCTTCTGACAGTTATGGACGAGGAATGAaaaatggggtggggggtggggggtagtgGGAGGGGGAGTCAGAGGTTGACATCCTCTCTGCCATAATTACCATGTACTGAGCAGCAACACATGGGTGCTGGTAGGGTGATCATTTTAAACAGCTAGCGTGTCTCTCTGTCCCAGTGATGGTGTGATTCATGTTATATCCCATGTTCTGTCCTCACCTGATTGGGCGCCTGCTGGTACAGTGATGGGTCAGACCTTTACTGTGTCAAACTCTGTAGCTTGTGAAGATGGTCATATTATCCTGTAAAACACTGTTGAAGAGGCATATTGCTGCCAACTTGCATCTTAAAGACATTtggcacgtttgtgtgtgtgtggggtgggggtgtgtgtgtgtgtgtttgtgcgtgtaggTGTACAGTTCTGGGGAGAACATTATTGACATGGCCTTCCTGAAGTCTTCAGCAGCTTGGTGAGAATACGTCTTCTCATTCCGTAGCATGTAATGGTAccagcagcactgtgtgtgagatgcagaAGTGTATTCAACATGTCGGTGAGGCTAAATGCTGTCAGGCTGGGCTCCTCACAGAAATGTGACATTCTGTCATTTCACACAAAGTGCAGTTCTGACTCGTTCAGATGTTGAGCTGacagtgtgtgtcagagttATTGtgttgtctctccctctctctgttaaTTCCTGTGTCacagtgaattacctgtcagtTCCACAGAGAACAAGAACAGTGTTCATTTTCCCTCTGTCTTTATGCTGTTTATAAGGCTTTGTTGTTCCAAGATGTTTAAGAGCTGTTGTGCGTCACTCACGTGCTGACATGTCCACCTGTCTGAGCCATTCTTCATCAGCTGAAACCCCACTCCCTTCTCCCAGCTCTTCTCTGGATTGATGGTGGCGTGGTGGGGGGTTAGACACCTCCCTGACCTGACCTTGCTTTCTCATCTCCTCCTGTGATGCCTGGGTGTGCCGCCCCTGGCTCCCCGATCCACTCATGACACCCCTTCAGACCTCACTAACGAGCCCTGATCGAGCTGATTGGACTGCACTAGCGCCTGTCACAATCGTTCTGATTAGCAGAGAGATAGACTGGACtggggagacagagacggagCTGAGGGGAACGTGTCAGCGGGGCTAGATCATACAGCTCAGAGAGGGGAGGTTAAAGACACTGCATTCTCCTGAATTATTCATCTCCGCCTGCGTGGCAGATCCACTCCGCCACCTCCCAGCCGTCACTCTGATTGCTGTACATTTAATTTGACTTTGGAGAACGTTTTTCGAGCTgagtaaattacatttaactgTTAATAGGAAAATGGTgagttaaagagagagaggtggaattAGGCCAACACAGGGGCTTTGAGACCAACCAGGGACAAGACTGTGTTTTTGATGatgaaaaaatacattcaaataactggcatttttattttttgcttataACTAGTATATTACTGGTACATTGCTGGTCACATGACTAATCACATGACCAGCAGAACTTGAGGATAGGAAGGACACAGGGACAGGAAGTAACCTGCGGGAATTAACCTTCCGTTACTGGAAAGGAATGTATGTCCCCTGgtgagaggactgtgtgtgtttgtcaagcAAACCACTACCTGTAATGCCCACCACTGCTTATGCCATCAAGctattaatattacattatattcaaaatatttcatttctaATGATCACgtatcatttttaaatataaatatcgtagtaagtaaaataaaatttcataAATCAggtaattgttattattaagttAAAACGAAAAGGTGTAGTTAGATAACACACTCATAAACTCAGCTGAGTTGTTAATGGTAAGTTCTGCTCATCGTGATGTCGGTGAAGGAGACTAGAGGCCATGCTTGTGGTCCGCACGGTGGCACTCAACATCGTGACCTCTCTTCTAGATGACTCAGGCCAATTCTGGTGCTGGGAAGATGGCCACCCAGTGGAGCCGTGTGAACAGTGCTGAGAAAAAGGTTCCCCACACACGCATGGAGGACGAGGCCGAAATTCAGGTGGAGCTGATCTCACTCGCTCAGACATGTCAGCTGTGTGTCCttaccttcacacacaccttccctcaCATCACCTGCACTCCATAACTGCTATCTACTGGTCACGGGGAATGTGTTCTAGCTATCtccacactttaaaaaaaaaatctgacaccCCTCTGCAGTTGTCACAGCTCCCCCGTCAGGCCTGGAGGAAAATTACTCCGCTTTGTGCTCTTGATTGGCCTTGTCCTCTCTGGAGGCTTTTGACTGCTGTCTTTGCCAAACCCGCAGCAGGCAGTGCTCAGCCTTGCATGCGCCCAGATAATGATCAAGTTAATTAGACCTGAGATTGAATGAGCTACTGCAGCAACTTAATAATTTGTAACTTGATTAGAAATACTATATTCTCTCAAACTCCAGAGACTGGCAAACTTGAAAATTAAGTTCCACTTTAAGGATTCAGGTCTCGACTTAATGGAGTGTGGGGAGACTGAAAAACAAGACCCCCACACCCCCATGCCCATTGTGTCCCCAttaagggagagatggagggttgTTTACTGTCGGTCTGGTAGAAAATGATGTGTTACTTGACCTAATGCTGCCCTCTTCATTTGGGTTCCCTAGCAAATCTACTCCTTTGGGAGAAAATTAGGTCAAGGTAACTTCGGGGTCGTCTGCGAAGCCACCCACATCAAGACGCAGAAAAAGTGGGCCATTAAAAAGGTGAACAAAGAGAAGGTAAGTGTGCAAACAGTGGGACCCGTGGCTTCGCCCGCGGTCAGTGATGCCGGCCTTACGCCTGCCGCGTGTCCGTGTGCAGGCTGGGAGATCTGCTGTGAAGCTACTGGAAAGGGAGGTGAAGATCTTGAAGAGGGTGAACCATGCACACATTATCCAGCTGGAGGAGGTCTTTGAGACACCACAGGTAGGCGGAAGACCGGTATCAGCTCCCAGTCCACCACTAGGGACTGGGTCCTGATGTTGAGCTACTACCAATAGGGTTGGCACAGAGGATGGAGAAAATACTGGAGTaactggaggagtgtgtgtgtgtgtgtgtgtgtgtgtgtgtgtgtgtgtgtgtgtgtgtgtgtgttctagagAATGTACCTGGTCATAGAGTTGTGTGAGGGAGGAGAACTGAAGAGGCTCCTACAGAACAACAAGCGCTTCAGTGAGGAGGAGACCAGGCTCATCATCAGAAACTTAGCTGAGGCAACCGTCTACCTTCACAAACAGGGTAAAACTCACAGATCAGGCAACTGTCTACCTTCACAAACAGGGTAAAATGCACAGATCAGGCAACCGTCTACCTTCACAAACAGGGTAAAACGCACAGATCAGGCAACCGTCTACCTTCACAAACAGGGTAAAATGCGCAGATCACGCAACCATCTACCTTCACAAACAGGGTAAAACTCACAGACCAGGCAACCGTCTTGTCTTCCTTCACAAACGGGGCCTCCTCTCTCTGAGCCTCATGAAGCAGCAGTAATGGAAGGGTGGGTGGCCCGCAGTGTCCTTTTTCTCCATCAGTAGttaaatttgcatttttatatatgtaatcCCATTATGACTGAATGATTCCAGTGACGCCGCGCTGTCAGAGGGAAGCCTTGTACGCAGACTGCACCTGCATTTGGGCAAATCGGTCACATTATAACTGGATCATACGTGAGAGCCCGATTGCTTTGTTCATGCTGACGTCTGATTATCACTGATTGTACCCATATTAAGGCCATGTGCCATTACCGGGGTCTGGGCTTCGTCTAATCATAAGATAATAATGAACAACTGCCAGATTAAATATCAACCTATTTTAATTGAGTGTGAGGGGTTTATTTGAAGATGCTCTGCAATTTTCACCCCCCTTTTTCTGTCTCCTGCTGAAATCTCCAGTTAGAGGCAATTTAGGAGGTTGCTTGGCAATGAGACACCATTACAGGAGGGTAATGAGTCATTAAGGCTGAGCAAGGAGGAATGCTGATTAATAGGTGTGTTTTCCAACAGTCCCCAAGCACTGCTGCGCCTTACACTTAGAAAAGCTCCTGATGGCAACTGTAAGTCGCGGACAGAGCACTGCATGGAGTAGGAAACTCTGTAGTTATATTACCCACACCTGCACTGGCCCATGGGCCACTTCTGCTAAAGATCATTAGATGTGTCGAGTTATAAAGAGGTGAGGTCAGACCGGGTCAAGATCAGACCGGGTCAAGATCAGACCGGGTCAAGATCAGACTGGGGTGACAATACAAAAAACTGAGCTTGCTGCTTGGTGTGGATTAATTCTGTTTAAAGTCTAGACTTGCTAAAGTACTAAAGTAACTGCTACTTTTTCTGTTACTTGTGtacaatattttatatcagtGTTCTTTTAAGAAACGTTTAATGTCTTAAGTTGACTCcctttttaaacataattaaatatcTCATGTCTTGTTGTTGAAAAGAACCCCTCAtcctttctttgtctgtcttgtCATCCTTTACTCTCAGACATTGTTCACAGGGACCTCAAATTGGAAAACATTCTTGTGAAGAATTATCGCCAGGGTGAAAATGAAGGCATGGTGAATATCAAggtgaagaaacacacacacacacacacacaccattgccTGTTACACCCACGTAACACGGCCTCGTTCTGCCAGGCATCCTGCCATTCTCCACACTGCACACCCAGAGAGAAACCCAGCAATACCACGGGCCAGTGGGCAGCAGCACCAGTGTGCTGGTGGATACTGGAGGAGGAGACCACTgccagacactgtgtgtgtgtgtgtgcgtgtgtgtgtgtgtaatggtgtgtgtgtgtgtaatggtgttaATGTGCTGTCTGGTAGAAGGTGGTCATCACTACTGGACAGTGATCCTACTCACctccagcagctctgtggaaaCCATGTATACTCcacatatatattattcatCAGGGACGGGgagaccgtgtgtgtgcgtgtgtacgtgtgtgtacaaacgtgtgtgtgtgtgtgtgtgtgtgtacgtgtgtacgtgtagctgtgtgtgtgtacgtgtagctgtgtgtgtgtgtgtgtgtgtgtgtgtgtgtgtgtgtgtgt
It encodes the following:
- the rerglb gene encoding RERG/RAS-like b; translation: MSISACTQAQQRARDHLNDLTELWRAAHQPSVLQDVGQTLLVRFLTKRFIGEYASNANSLYRKRLSIDGRQLNLEIFDPCSQRGDSPHVPEEPLEWADAFVVVYAVSDHVTFLNAKHVLNQIKQGHKETCKGNVPVCLLGNKQDLCHSRQVSEEEGRSLSLEHRCLFQEVSAAENYLDIARLIRHVMEQMKRRSDCQRYSGKRRKSV